The sequence GAGCAGGGCCAGCTAGAAGGTCAGATGAGGCTGCTCAAGGCTTTATCCAGTTAGGTCTTCAAAACTTCTAAGATCACATCACCTTCCTAGGCGACCTGCTCCAATGCTTGACCATCCTCATGGAGGAACAATTCTCCCTACATCCAGTCCGAACTTCACTTGTTTCAACTTATACATGTTGTTTTGTATCCTTCTGCCACACACTGCTATGAAGAGAATTCTTGATAGCCTCTCTGTAGGTATGGGAAAGCCAATTTCACATCCCTGAGAGGTCTTCTACAGGCTGAACAAGCCTCCTTCCTTGACCTCTCAGCCTGGGGCATTGCTCTTCTGAATTGAGATCAGTGATGTTTAATTGCCTGATtctctgttgtattttctcatctgtttccAATGTTGATATCTTAACTTACACCAAGACGTAATTTTCACCATCTTCAGGTCCTTCAATATCCAGCTagcaccaaaaccaaaccagttTCTTAGTAGCTTAGTCTTGGTTGGGATGACTgtagaaaaagcatttttttactCAGCAAAGCAATTCAACCTGTGGAATTTGTGGACAAAAGTAAAGTAGTAGCACTcaccagaaacattttaaatttcattttaagaaaaacaaaatctttttatttttaagaataaatgttcattcttttccttcattttatagTTTAATGGACAGCTGAGAGTGTAGTCGTATGTCACACTATGATAATTCTAATGATGGCTTAAACAGCACAGAGGCATCTGCCTAGGTTGGTGGGGAGGTGGAGGGATGTGGGGCTTGTCATTACGCAGTTCTGCATTCAGTGGAGAGTCCAACTATACGGAGTTTCTGTTGTTGATTTGTTTTAGGTATAGGTCATGTGAGATCTGAGCTGGGATGGAGCATGACTCACATACCACGTGGGAATTCAATGGCTCCTTCTATCAGCCTTCAGCTTTCCTCATGATGGGCATCCCAGGCCTGGAAGCCCTTCACCACTGGATCTCCATCCCTTTCTGTGCACTCTACTTTATTGCTCTCTTGGGAAACTGCCTGATCCTATTCATCGTAAAGAAGACCCAAAGTCTTCATGAACCAATGTACTACTTCCTCTCCATGCTGGCAGTCACTGACCTGGGCTTGGTTTTATGTACATTGCCTACTACTCTGGGCATTTTTTGGTTTAATATCCGAAGGATTGGGTTTGATGCTTGCCTCACTCAGATGTACTTCATCCATATACTGTCCTTCATCGaatcctctgtgctgctggcaaTGGCGTTTGACCGCTTCATTGCCATCTCTCATCCACTGAGATATCCATCCATACTGACCAAGACAACTGTCATAAAAATAGGTCTAGCAATTATATTGAGAGGCATGGTCTCCCTCCTTCCCATACCCTTCTTGCTCAAAAGATTAAGCTATTGTGGTAAGACCGAGCTTTCTCATTCATTTTGCTTCCATCCTGATATCATGAACCTAGCATGTGCAGATATAAAGGTCAATGTCTTCTATGGTATGATTATTCTCTTATCAACTGTGGGGATGGACTTAAtcttcattgtgctgtcctacATCCTGATCATTAAAACTGTTATCAGCCTTGCAGCTAAGGAGGAGTGTCTCAAGGCTTTGAATACATGTGTCTCTCACATCTGTGCTGTCCTAATATTCTTCATCCCAATGATCGGACTGTCCATGATTCATCGCTTTGGAAAGAATATTCCTCCTCTAGTTAAAACTTTGGTGGCCTACACTTACCTTATAATTCCCCCTGCTCTCAACCCCATTAT comes from Anser cygnoides isolate HZ-2024a breed goose chromosome 1, Taihu_goose_T2T_genome, whole genome shotgun sequence and encodes:
- the LOC106048551 gene encoding olfactory receptor 51G2-like, encoding MEHDSHTTWEFNGSFYQPSAFLMMGIPGLEALHHWISIPFCALYFIALLGNCLILFIVKKTQSLHEPMYYFLSMLAVTDLGLVLCTLPTTLGIFWFNIRRIGFDACLTQMYFIHILSFIESSVLLAMAFDRFIAISHPLRYPSILTKTTVIKIGLAIILRGMVSLLPIPFLLKRLSYCGKTELSHSFCFHPDIMNLACADIKVNVFYGMIILLSTVGMDLIFIVLSYILIIKTVISLAAKEECLKALNTCVSHICAVLIFFIPMIGLSMIHRFGKNIPPLVKTLVAYTYLIIPPALNPIIYSIKSSHIREALFRALWRKSDSDW